The DNA window AGAAACTGCGGGGTTAGTGGGCTCTACACAGCCCTGTCCTATGACTGCCCTGTCCAGGCTCCTTGGGGAACCCAGGCCCGCACCCAAGAAGGTGGGCTCCCCCCGTGACTGCGCCCACGCCAGCTGCCATGGAAGCAGAGCTACTGGAGAGGTGCGGGCATGCAGACGGCAGTGGGAGCGGGACGAGTGTTTGAGTACCTGCGGCTTGAGGAATTGCAAAGGTGGGAGGGAAACCAGCTCCTGCATACGGGGAGGCTGACATTATACCAGGTGCACCTAGAAACAAACGAGACACTAATCATGGAACCCAGCGGGCGTCCAGGACACAGGTGCCGACCTCCCTGGGCTCTGCGCAGAGCCAGGCGCCTAGACTGAGCTAGCGTGTCCTGCCTCCAGGCGATGGCCTGGACCTTACCGAAGGCAGCGGCCATGGTTTGGTCCAGTGAGGGCTGGTTGTCACCAGAAGGCAGGTCAGGGCGAGTGTAGTCACGGCTCTTGTCGTTGTTGTACTTGACATTGAGGCTGGTGAGCTTGGAGAAATCGATGCGCAGGGTGCAGCAGGCATTGTAGATATTTTGCCCGTCCAGTGACTGTGGGGAAAAGGCCATGAGCAGGTGCCAGTGGGGTGGCTGGGCGGCTGCCCCAGGGGCCACTCACCAGCTTGGCGTGCTGGGCGCTCACAGGGTCGGCGTACTGCAGCAGTGCCTGGAACTGGTTGTTCTTGGTGAAGGTGATGATTTTCAGGACGGTGCCAAACTTGGAGAAAATCTGTGGAAGGACGATAGTCAGCCTCACCCAGCAGCCAGACCACCCACCCCATAGCGAAGGGCCAGTGCGACCACCTCACCTGGTGCAGCACGTCCAGGGTCACCGGGTAGAAGAGGTTCTCTACAATGATCCTGAGCACCGGGCTCTGGCCGGCCATTGCCATTCCTGCATCTACTGCTGCAGCCGAGGCAGCCAGGGCCAGATTTCCTGACTGGACTGAGTTCACTGCCTGCAGGGCTGCCTGGGCCcgctgtggggtgggggacacagcCGTTGAGTCCTCAACCCCTAGGTAGCTCCCCTGCTCCCATCCACACCTGAGGGCAGCGGCCTCACCGCCTGATTGGGAGAGCTGTCTGTCTTGAGCTCCTTATGGTTGGAAAACTGGATGTAGATGGGCTGGCCGCGTAGCACAGGGGTCACTGACGTGTAGTAGTTCACCATGGTGTTGGCGGCCTCCTCAGTGTTCATCTCGATGAAGGCCTGCAGGCAGGGGGAGCACATGAGCTGGGCCTAGACCAGCCacccctgggcctggggcctTCCTGAGGGCGCCTCCTAcctggtttttccctttcagcatcAGGAGATTGGTGACCTTGCCGAAAGGCAGTCCCAGGGATATGACCTCCCCCTCAGTGACATCGCTGGGGAGCTTCCGGATGTGGATCACTCTGGACGGCACCCCTGCACTTCTGTTGTCCCCCTTGAATTTCttgctgtcatttccatttgctaGAAAAGGGGTGGGCTGCATGGTACCAAATGCTCTCTGGGCTCCCTCTCCTGGCACCCACACCCTCCCTGCAGCCAGGATGGCTTCTCCCCATGCCCAGGGTCCACCTGCCTGGACCCTGGGGAAGTGAGGCTCAAGGTCAAAGGCCATGGACCCATGGGGGGACAGGTTCACAGGCAGGGCTTGGGCTGGGGTCAGAGTTACCTGTGGAGGCCGAGTTGCTGCTCATGATAAAGGGTCCGTTAGTGACACAGGCAGAGAAGAGCTCGTCAGATCCCCGCTGTAAGAGATGACCTGGCTGGAATGGAGTGTCCTTGCCAcagcccaccccccgccccagcacaccctgaccctccctcctccccacccccaagggcCTCTGGTCCTTCACCTCAAGACACAGCTCCTCACCCCACCTGAGAGGCCCCAGTGGGGCACTGCATGTCACAGGCCTCTCAACcttctgtgcccccacccccagtctgcaCAGGGCTTGGATTGGCCACCCCATAGCAGGCCCAGGCCACGGGCTGAGCCCTACCCATAGCAAGATAGTGACAAGCCCACAAGGACAAAGCCCCCTTGTCATGCTGCAGCCACTGCTCAGCTGCAAGAGCCTGTCCTATTTTCCGGTCTGAGGAAACCCGAGCTGGAAACACTAGCTCTCCCAGTGGCAGGCACCTGGGTGACTCCCAGGTGAGGAAGTGCCCCTGCAGGTGGGCTCCCTGCATCTGTCCACTAGCCTCCAAAAACAAGAGGCTCACTCACTGGTCTCCATCCGGTAAGCCAGCTCCCCAGAACCACATCATGTGGACCCTGGGAGGGCAGAACCCGACCACAGACTTAAGGACCAACTCCTCCCGTGGTACAGGGGCTCCCCATCAGGAACTGAGCCCCTCCCCAAACAGCCTCTGGAGGATTTCAAGGCCCCTGGCGCCCTCCCCCTGAGGCCCCACTTGTGGGAACAGGAAAGACCAGCAGGCCTGGGCCTCGCCCCTTCAACAAGGACACCTtaactctgcccctcccccaaactgCCAAAGTAGTTGCCACTTACTTGTCCAGGTGGTCACCCTACCTTCCCTTGGTCCAGGGCCAAGATGCCCTAGAACTCCTCAGAAACCTCACCCCCAAGCCTGTCCCCTCCAAAGAGGGTGCAGTAAACCAAAGAGATGCCGATCTGCCCCTCAGGACAAAAAACAGGCATGGTGAGGCTCCTACTATGGCCGTGATTCTGAGCCCAGACCCCAGGTTGGACAATCATGCAAAGGCCTCCACACGATGCCGCCCTCAGGGCCCAAGGCCCACTGAGGGAAGTTGCAAAGGCTCAAAGCTAGGCAACTCAGGCCCTATCTGAGTCCAAAAAAGGATAGCAATGCAGGCTGCTCATGAACTGGGGTGTGATATTAAcaaagtaaaacattaaaaatcaccAACCAGAACAAGCTGACATGACCTGTCTCAACTTGAACTCACCTGGGCACTTCAAGGCTCAGGGCAGCCAGACCAGTCTCAGCCCTGAACAGAGTCACCCAGAGtgcacctgagccactgctgccaCCAAGGGCAGGCAAGAGTACCCCCATCCAAGTCCAAGTGGTAGGAATGTGTCCTCCCATCTCAGAACTTGGAGCCCTAACCCACCCCTCCCCTCAGGCACACAACAGTTTCCTGGCTTGAGCTGGACAGAGACCCACCACAGAGCTCCCATATGCTTGCTACATGACCTTTAATAGAGCATCTTGGCTCCTATCTttgacaggtggggccaaaatTCCCTGGGGAGGGGTGAGTCCTGGCTCTGACTATGCTCTCCTGGCAAAGTCTGGAGTGCcaacatctacagaataaatccTGCCCACTTggtcacccccacctcccccaaaccTCCCTCCTGgacacagccccctccccccagcacagGGGCATCCAGGTGCAGGCAGTGACCTGTGATTCATCAGGCAATGTCCCCTTAGCTAGATACTCTGAAGAACACACTGCCCCCAACTCCCCGGCAGGGCGGGTGCATGCCATGGTGGACTGGGGTGACGGCTCTTCGCCACTAGTACTGGTGGAGCCACTGTCCATAACTGCCCAGGAATCAACTCAGTATCAACAGCAAAGGGCCCCTAAGCGTGCTTGCTACTGTAAAACCTTATCAACAGCAAAGTGCCACTGTTAACACTGCTTGAAACCAGCACTGACTTGGGGCACAGAGGCCTGAGCTCTCCACTGGGGTAGAGCCTCACGGCTTCTATCCTATTTCTATCCTAGGCCTGACTCTGGAAGCATATGTCCCCTGGGAACACAATAGGAGAACATCCCTTGGAAGAGCTTCTCCAGCTGAAAATGGCTCCCACAGAAGCAGGAGAATTGTGACTGTTACAAACGCTTCACATCAaagtctctctccccctcccgccACCAAACAAACAGGTTTTATCTGCAGGAAGATCGGGACAGGCAGCGTGTGAAGACAAGAGTCCGTTTGGGAAAACTGAAACCAGGCCCAGGCCTCATGGCTGGCCGACCAGAAACCAGCTGGCTGCCTGCTGGGGACATGGGAGCCATCTGTAGGAGACCCAGAATCTGGTCCTGAAGAGGACACTCCAGCCAGGACACAGCCCCAGAGGACCTGTTCCTCTGGGGTGCTCACAGGCCCTGCTGTGGGGACAGAGCGCCCAGCCAGCTCCGCACCACTTGTATGTTCAAACGTCCAGGTGCTGCGCGTCTACACACAGACTGGTCTCCATTTTCCGTTACCTCGAGAAGAGTCATACAGAGTTTTTCAGAGCAAAAATTACCTGAACCGAGGACGTCATTAAAGCAACCTCTAACTACCCTAGGGCCCCAGGAGTCCTCTGATCCCACCACCCACCCTAGAAGCTGCTCGGGGTGCAAACAGATTGCAACTTTTTCAACAGACTACCAACTACAGAAGCCCTGTCACCCCATCAtgcaacacccccccccaaactggGAACTGTGTTACCATAGCAGGACCCCATAGCTCTGAATtttggtgtggggaaaaggggcaCGAAAAAAGTCCAGCAACACCTTGAATGCGAGAAGCCACCAGACCAGCTTGGCCAGACCTGGTGCTGGCAGGGACCAGCCTGCACACCCTCTGCCCGCTGCCCTCCACACTGCCGGGGGACACGAGCCCTGCAGCAGGGTCAGCGTGAGATCAGGGTCCAAgaaacaggaaagaggaaaagagggaacCACGTCCAGAAGTGCCTACCTTTGTACCAACTGCTATGTCTGGGACGATGctgtggagagaggagaggagatgtTAGCCAGGGGCGCCCGCAGGGGTCCCAGCAGGCGGGAAGGACTGTCCCTGCCCCCAGACATCCTGGGGTGCCCTGAACAGCTCTTTGCACAACTCTCTGGCAGCACATGCCCCCCACCAAAGGCCTTGGCTAACTAGCAAGTCTTGGGCAGGGAAATGAGCCGTCCACCATTTAATCTCCACTTGAAAAGGAGCCATCATTGtcctccagctcccctccctcccagcaggaCCCCAGGCCCCGCCTCCCGACCTGTCCAAACACAAAGATACCCCCTTCCAAAGCCCTGGGAGGGACACTTGATGCTAGAGATGTTTGAGTACTGTTGTTTGCTTTCTAGAAATCCTAGAAACTAGTAATGCTTGGGAGATGTtttcaaaaaaaaggggggggcgcTAGTGAAAAGGCAACTCACAGGACCTGAAGTTAGAGCTCTGGCCCCAAGGGAACGAAGGGGAGGGGGGCGCACAATGGAAATGATCAAAGAGAATTAAGTTACTCATCAACCTGGCTCCCCGTGACTGGACTTTCCCTCACCCCCCTGCAGGCAGGCCGCTTGGGAAGGCTGAACTGGAGTGCAGGgtggcctggggctctgggggTGCAGTGTCCCAGCCCAAGCTACCCAACAGCAGAGCGCTCCAGTTTCTACGTATGGAACAGAAACAAACAATGTCTGAGTGACTTAAAGTCTACTCAGCAATGCCCCCGACCAGGTCATCTGGCCACCAAGGCCAAGTAGTCtcgcaaaacaaacaaaatctcccATGACATTATATGACATCCCCTTACCCAGTCCCTCAAGCTCAGGAAGGTGGGCTCGTATAATCCTCTGTTCAAAAGACAGAACCTACCCCTAATCCGGGCTCTCTCCACCCTCAACTACCTCTGCTGTGGGACCTCCAAACACCTCACTGGTTAGTCCCAACGATTTTTAGAAACCGTActgagccaagaaaaaaatttctcagaaaaagaatgaaaagcacgCAGTTTCCCAACTGCTAACCCAGAGCGACTCATGGCTTCCTACTCCCGGGGAGGGCCTCGGACACAGGaagtattttacataaaatggCCTTTCTGGAAAAGATTTCCAGCCCTTCCAAAGAGAAGGCTGGCCAAACAGAAAGCCCCCACCACCCCAACACTGACAAGAGACTGCAGATGGGACTGGGCTCCCCAAATCACACCTGGGGGAGGATGCTCCCCAGGACAGTTCTTGAGAAAGGAAGCAAAACTCGAAAACTTGACCAGACCGCCAAGAAAACACTTCCCGGCGAGATTCCACCGGCGGGCTCCTGAGCACCCTGG is part of the Sus scrofa isolate TJ Tabasco breed Duroc chromosome 2, Sscrofa11.1, whole genome shotgun sequence genome and encodes:
- the PTBP1 gene encoding polypyrimidine tract-binding protein 1 isoform X4; its protein translation is MTRGLCPCGLVTILLWVGLSPWPGPAMGWPIQALCRLGVGAQKVERPVTCSAPLGPLRWGEELCLEVKDQRPLGVGRREGQGVLGRGVGCGKDTPFQPGHLLQRGSDELFSACVTNGPFIMSSNSASTANGNDSKKFKGDNRSAGVPSRVIHIRKLPSDVTEGEVISLGLPFGKVTNLLMLKGKNQAFIEMNTEEAANTMVNYYTSVTPVLRGQPIYIQFSNHKELKTDSSPNQARAQAALQAVNSVQSGNLALAASAAAVDAGMAMAGQSPVLRIIVENLFYPVTLDVLHQIFSKFGTVLKIITFTKNNQFQALLQYADPVSAQHAKLSLDGQNIYNACCTLRIDFSKLTSLNVKYNNDKSRDYTRPDLPSGDNQPSLDQTMAAAFGAPGIMSASPYAGAGFPPTFAIPQAAGLSVPNVHGALAPLAIPSAAAAAAAAGRIAIPGLAGAGNSVLLVSNLNPERVTPQSLFILFGVYGDVQRVKILFNKKENALVQMADGSQAQLAMSHLNGHKLHGKPVRITLSKHQNVQLPREGQEDQGLTKDYGNSPLHRFKKPGSKNFQNIFPPSATLHLSNIPPSISEEDLKILFSSNGGIVKGFKFFQKDRKMALIQMGSVEEAIQALIDLHNHDLGENHHLRVSFSKSTI
- the PTBP1 gene encoding polypyrimidine tract-binding protein 1 isoform X5, producing MDGIVPDIAVGTKRGSDELFSACVTNGPFIMSSNSASTANGNDSKKFKGDNRSAGVPSRVIHIRKLPSDVTEGEVISLGLPFGKVTNLLMLKGKNQAFIEMNTEEAANTMVNYYTSVTPVLRGQPIYIQFSNHKELKTDSSPNQARAQAALQAVNSVQSGNLALAASAAAVDAGMAMAGQSPVLRIIVENLFYPVTLDVLHQIFSKFGTVLKIITFTKNNQFQALLQYADPVSAQHAKLSLDGQNIYNACCTLRIDFSKLTSLNVKYNNDKSRDYTRPDLPSGDNQPSLDQTMAAAFGLSVPNVHGALAPLAIPSAAAAAAAAGRIAIPGLAGAGNSVLLVSNLNPERVTPQSLFILFGVYGDVQRVKILFNKKENALVQMADGSQAQLAMSHLNGHKLHGKPVRITLSKHQNVQLPREGQEDQGLTKDYGNSPLHRFKKPGSKNFQNIFPPSATLHLSNIPPSISEEDLKILFSSNGGIVKGFKFFQKDRKMALIQMGSVEEAIQALIDLHNHDLGENHHLRVSFSKSTI
- the PTBP1 gene encoding polypyrimidine tract-binding protein 1; translated protein: MDGIVPDIAVGTKRGSDELFSACVTNGPFIMSSNSASTANGNDSKKFKGDNRSAGVPSRVIHIRKLPSDVTEGEVISLGLPFGKVTNLLMLKGKNQAFIEMNTEEAANTMVNYYTSVTPVLRGQPIYIQFSNHKELKTDSSPNQARAQAALQAVNSVQSGNLALAASAAAVDAGMAMAGQSPVLRIIVENLFYPVTLDVLHQIFSKFGTVLKIITFTKNNQFQALLQYADPVSAQHAKLSLDGQNIYNACCTLRIDFSKLTSLNVKYNNDKSRDYTRPDLPSGDNQPSLDQTMAAAFGAPGIMSASPYAGAGFPPTFAIPQAAGLSVPNVHGALAPLAIPSAAAAAAAAGRIAIPGLAGAGNSVLLVSNLNPERVTPQSLFILFGVYGDVQRVKILFNKKENALVQMADGSQAQLAMSHLNGHKLHGKPVRITLSKHQNVQLPREGQEDQGLTKDYGNSPLHRFKKPGSKNFQNIFPPSATLHLSNIPPSISEEDLKILFSSNGGIVKGFKFFQKDRKMALIQMGSVEEAIQALIDLHNHDLGENHHLRVSFSKSTI